In one window of Nocardia brasiliensis DNA:
- a CDS encoding ABC transporter ATP-binding protein — protein MNDSIVVTDGLTKRYGEHTAVDRVRMRVAAGEIYGFLGPNGAGKTTTLRMLVGLVRPSAGTATVAGHAPGDPAVVRRIGVLIEGPGFYPYLSGRDNLRVLAKYRGLGRAEIADALDRVGLAERADDKFRTYSLGMKQRLGVGAALLGRPDLLILDEPTNGLDPQGMAEMRELITALAGDGHTVLLSSHMLSEVQEICDRVGVISHGTLLAEATVAELRGASSLLLRAEPVEVAFAAVRAAVGARSAILTSGGIRIEGVEGTAPAVARAVLGAGADLLELRRDEKSLEEVFFEMTNGQ, from the coding sequence ATGAACGATTCGATCGTGGTCACCGACGGGCTGACCAAACGCTACGGCGAACACACCGCCGTCGACCGGGTGCGCATGCGGGTGGCCGCCGGCGAGATCTACGGGTTCCTCGGGCCGAACGGCGCGGGCAAGACGACCACGTTGCGCATGCTCGTCGGGCTGGTCCGGCCCAGTGCGGGCACCGCGACCGTGGCCGGGCACGCACCGGGCGACCCCGCGGTGGTGCGCCGGATCGGCGTGCTCATCGAGGGGCCGGGGTTCTATCCCTACCTCTCCGGCCGGGACAACCTGCGGGTGCTGGCGAAATACCGCGGCCTCGGCCGCGCCGAGATCGCCGACGCACTGGACCGTGTCGGTCTCGCCGAGCGGGCCGACGACAAATTCCGCACCTACTCCCTCGGCATGAAGCAGCGACTCGGCGTCGGCGCCGCCCTGCTCGGCAGGCCGGATCTGCTGATCCTGGACGAGCCGACGAACGGCCTCGATCCGCAGGGCATGGCCGAGATGCGGGAGCTGATCACGGCATTGGCCGGTGACGGGCACACCGTGCTGCTGTCGAGTCACATGCTCAGCGAGGTGCAGGAGATCTGTGATCGGGTCGGCGTCATCTCGCACGGCACGCTGCTCGCCGAGGCGACGGTGGCCGAATTGCGCGGCGCCTCTTCGCTGTTGCTGCGGGCCGAGCCGGTCGAGGTGGCGTTCGCGGCCGTGCGCGCCGCGGTCGGCGCGCGGTCGGCGATCCTGACCTCCGGCGGCATCCGGATCGAGGGGGTCGAGGGCACCGCACCCGCGGTGGCGCGCGCGGTGCTCGGCGCGGGAGCCGACCTGCTGGAGCTGCGCCGCGACGAAAAGTCCTTGGAAGAAGTGTTTTTCGAGATGACGAACGGACAGTGA